The genome window CTTGATAAATACAGGTTATTTTGCGGTGGAGAGAACCAGGACTCTTGGCTGGTTAGCAGACGCCGTAGGCAATCTATAAATGATGATGCAGCGCACATGTGAATTGGCTTACCAGATCCGATCTCAGGCTCAAATTGATTTGCCAAATGAAAGGCTTCATACGCGCATTGTTCTTCATGGGCGCCGCCTTAGGCTCGAATTTCAATCAGCCGGTCTTGTGGGAGGACCTGGCTGATCTCGACATTTTCCGAGTGGATGACACTTTCTACTATTCCGCATCAACGATGCATTACTCCCCCGGTGCTCCTATTCTGCAGTCGTACGATCTAGTCAACTGGGAATTCGTTGGACATTCTGTGCCAACTTTGGACTGGGGCTCGATCTACAACCTTGATGGGGGCCAGGCCTACGTCAAAGGGATCTGGGCTTCGACTCTTAGATATCGCAAGAGCAACGGCTTGTGGTACTGGATCGGATGCATCCAATTTCGCACTACATATATCTACACGGCTCCTTCGGTGACAGGCCCGTGGACTAAGAGTGGAGTTATCAACACCTGCCTCTACGATTGCAGCTTGctcatcgatgatgacgatacCATGTATGTGGCGTATGGTGCCACTACCATCTCCGTCGCCCAGCTCTCTTCCAACGGGCTCAGCCAGGTCAAAACGCAAGAAGTGTTCAAATCCACTATCGGTCCCATTGAGGGCTCGCGCTTCTATAAAATCAATGGCGAATACTACATTTTCACCACGCTCCCCGCCAACGCCGAATATGTCCTCAAGGCCAGCAGCCCGTGGGGCCCGTATACAGAGAAATTACTCCTGAAGGACATCGCAACTCCGATCGCCGGCGGTGGTGTACCCCATCAGGTATGCAGCTTGCTATAGTCAAAACCACGGAACTAATGGAATATAGGGTGGCATTGTCGATACCCCCGCAGGAGACTGGTATTACATGGCCTTTGTGGACAGCTACCCAGGGGGTAGAGTTCCAGTCCTCGCTCCGATTACTTGGGGCTCTGATGGGTTCCCGGTAATCACGACAGTGAACGGGGGCTGGGGAGCCCAGTACCCATATCCTTTGACCCCGCGTCCCCTGTCCTCCCCTACAGGGAAAGACACCTTCCAGGGCACCACGTTGGGCCCTCAATGGGAATGGAACCACAACCCAGACCCTACCTACTACAGCGTAAACAACGGCCTGACCCTAAAGACCGCCACCGTGACCACCGACCTCTACGCAGCCCGAAACACCCTCACGCACCGGATCCTAGGCCCAGACTCAACTGCAACAATCGAACTGACAATCAGCAACATGAAACCCGGAGACCGGAGCGGCATCGCCATGCTCCGCGACTCTTCCGCGTACGTCGCcgtcatcaacaacaacgGCGCCTTCCGCGTAAGCATGGTCGCCGGACTGACAATGGACGCCAACTGGAACACCCTCTCAACGGGCTCCGAGGTCGCTGGTGTCAATCTCTCCGGAAGCCCTTCCAAGATCTGGCTGCGCGCGTACGCGAACATCCAGCCCGGCAGCGGCAGGACAGCGTCGTTCTACTACAGCACGGATGGCTCCAGCTTCCATTCCATTGGGGCTCCGTATACACTGAACAATACCTGGCAGTTCTTCATGGGTTATCGGTACGGCATTTTCAACTATGCTACTGTCTCGCTGGGTGGAAGTGTGCTGGTTAGCTCTTTTGAGATGGAACGCGGTGCGCCGTCTTCTGGCGCGACCACTACAGCCTCGTAGCCGAGTACCACCATGG of Aspergillus fumigatus Af293 chromosome 2, whole genome shotgun sequence contains these proteins:
- a CDS encoding putative xylosidase/glycosyl hydrolase, whose protein sequence is MGAALGSNFNQPVLWEDLADLDIFRVDDTFYYSASTMHYSPGAPILQSYDLVNWEFVGHSVPTLDWGSIYNLDGGQAYVKGIWASTLRYRKSNGLWYWIGCIQFRTTYIYTAPSVTGPWTKSGVINTCLYDCSLLIDDDDTMYVAYGATTISVAQLSSNGLSQVKTQEVFKSTIGPIEGSRFYKINGEYYIFTTLPANAEYVLKASSPWGPYTEKLLLKDIATPIAGGGVPHQGGIVDTPAGDWYYMAFVDSYPGGRVPVLAPITWGSDGFPVITTVNGGWGAQYPYPLTPRPLSSPTGKDTFQGTTLGPQWEWNHNPDPTYYSVNNGLTLKTATVTTDLYAARNTLTHRILGPDSTATIELTISNMKPGDRSGIAMLRDSSAYVAVINNNGAFRVSMVAGLTMDANWNTLSTGSEVAGVNLSGSPSKIWLRAYANIQPGSGRTASFYYSTDGSSFHSIGAPYTLNNTWQFFMGYRYGIFNYATVSLGGSVLVSSFEMERGAPSSGATTTAS